A single Gambusia affinis linkage group LG20, SWU_Gaff_1.0, whole genome shotgun sequence DNA region contains:
- the LOC122823504 gene encoding interleukin-21 receptor-like, with product MMTMERRPPLRMKLLILTLLRSTWLLGDPAADADYNLDCVNDYLFTLNCSLNASPAASNKTYWLKVTSNLEQTEYKCLLGNTTAGLFCSLDRSLTADEAETFSDDEDLEIFLCENHKKICELLEEDYEPELHIKPSAPCCLEVSHNSTQHHFTWKSTYESFSDTALGEHLKYQLQFHKMADKRRLEARNISISISSTTHSVEDQHFEPGAEYAARVRSSPNQGHYQGQWSDWSSAVQWRTAPAADAFKENGFIFNLPVTFGLLCALVVLVLVFYGSVRKWKSSTFIPTPAPYFHGLYKDCQGDFKSWVVTQENAAEVLKPEEALQIDSLVECMPVQDFQFHQYPAQVQQHFMENRAYSNMSSSVDVLSMRESVCGCAAPLLDQRRSVRSLSGYCRSCSPAQDSGCWLCSDTSLEMESSWYCNQYCTLGGLQQAGCAAAGCHGDPIHPRFSDAGMEA from the exons ATGATGACGATGGAGCGCCGGCCTCCGCTGAGGATGAAGCTGCTGATCCTGACTCTCCTCCGCTCCACCTGGTTGCTAGGAGACCCGGCTGCAG ACGCAGATTATAATCTGGATTGTGTGAACGATTATCTGTTCACTCTCAACTGTTCCCTGAACGCCTCACCAGCGGCCAGCAACAAAACCTACTGGCTGAAAGTCACCAGCAATTTGGAGCA GACGGAGTATAAATGTCTGCTGGGAAACACGACGGCCGGCCTCTTCTGTTCCCTCGACAGATCCCTGACGGCCGAcgaagcagaaacattttcagacgATGAagatttagaaatttttttgtgtgaaaaccacaaaaaaatctgtgagTTGCTGGAGGAAGATTATGAGCCGGAGTTACACA TCAAGcccagcgccccctgctgcctGGAGGTCAGCCACAACTCCACCCAACACCACTTCACCTGGAAAAGCACCTATGAGAGTTTCTCCGACACGGCGCTGGGAGAACACCTGAAGTATCAGCTGCAGTTCCACAAGATGGCCGACAAACGCCGG CTAGAAGCTCGTAACATCAGCATCAGCATCAGCAGCACAACACACTCTGTGGAAGACCAGCACTTTGAGCCCGGCGCCGAGTACGCTGCACGAGTGCGGTCTAGTCCAAACCAGGGTCACTACCAGGGCCAGTGGAGCGACTGGTCCTCTGCGGTCCAGTGGAGGACGGCGCCGGCCGCTGATG cttttaagGAAAACGGATTCATTTTTAACCTGCCTGTGACGTTCGGCCTGTTGTGTgctctggtggttctggtgctGGTTTTCTACGGGTCAGTCAGAAA GTGGAAGAGCAGCACCTTCATCCCAACTCCTGCTCCTTATTTCCACGGCCTGTACAAAGACTGCCAGGGAGACTTTAAG AGCTGGGTGGTCACGCAGGAAAACGCGGCCGAGGTGCTGAAACCAGAGGAGGCGCTGCAGATCGACAGCCTGGTGGAGTGCATGCCGGTCCAGGACTTCCAGTTCCACCAGTACCCGGCCCAGGTCCAGCAGCACTTCATGGAGAACCGGGCCTACAGCAACATGTCGTCATCAGTGGACGTCCTGAGCATGCGGGAGTCGGTCTGCGGCTGCGCGGCCCCGCTGCTGGACCAGCGCCGGTCGGTGCGCAGCCTGAGCGGCTACTGCCGGTCCTGCAGCCCGGCGCAAGACTCCGGCTGCTGGCTCTGCAGCGACACCTCCCTGGAGATGGAGTCGTCCTGGTACTGCAACCAGTACTGCACGCTGGGCGGCCTGCAGCAGGCCGGCTGCGCCGCGGcgggttgccatggagacccGATCCACCCGCGCTTCTCCGACGCTGGGATGGAGGCATAA
- the ccdc189 gene encoding coiled-coil domain-containing protein 189 isoform X3: protein MEVIDQIQSLPDLESALCSVLAVDLPEPKKGVLLELYVQTVLFCRQQGFSKEQTSALVSIVKSIHEANIETPLNNSEQCFKYCNDLLLCHSVRRPPFSLKLFSLEEVNCVLNYIQDHYLRHDKLYKYIFTPQVKLDLFLTYSGKGGEGLAADEAAAQGDDSSETQKTSAMEEETAEASVDLKALVQQEVKEQMEQVSKQLDQRIKETVSEQSSRAQSAKSGKKGKK from the exons ATGGAGGTCATCGACCAAATTCAGTCCCTTCCTGATCTGGAAAG TGCCCTGTGCAGCGTGTTGGCTGTCGACCTCCCAGAGCCGAAGAAAGGAGTCCTGCTGGAGCTGTACGTCCAGACGGTGCTTTTCTGCAGGCAGCAGGGCTTCAGTAAGGAGCAGACGTCTGCACTGGTTTCCATCGTCAAGTCCATCCACGAGGCCAACATCG AAACTCCTCTCAACAACTCTGAGCAGTGTTTCAAATACTGCAACGATCTTCTGCTGTGTCACTCCGTCAGG AGGCCTCCCTTCAGCTTAAAGCTGTTCAGCCTGGAGGAGGTCAACTGCGTTTTAAATTACATCCAGGACCATTACCTGCGGCACGACAAGCTCTACAAATACATATTCACCCCGCAG GTaaaacttgatttgtttttaacttattCTGGGAAGGGAGGGGAGGGGCTGGCTGCAGACGAGGCCGCCGCACAAG GAGACGATTCTTCTGAGACACAGAAAACTTCGGCCATGGAGGAAGAAACTGCAGAAG CCTCCGTGGACCTGAAGGCCCTGGTGCAGCAGGAGGTCAAGGAGCAGATGGAGCAGGTGTCCAAGCAACTGGACCAGCGGATCAAGGAGACGGTGTCcgagcagagcagcagagccCAGTCCGCCAAATCCGGCAAGAAGGGCAAAAAATAA
- the ccdc189 gene encoding coiled-coil domain-containing protein 189 isoform X1 has product MDSNIKVPRDLKAKLLLWTDISFHHMEVIDQIQSLPDLESALCSVLAVDLPEPKKGVLLELYVQTVLFCRQQGFSKEQTSALVSIVKSIHEANIETPLNNSEQCFKYCNDLLLCHSVRRPPFSLKLFSLEEVNCVLNYIQDHYLRHDKLYKYIFTPQVKLDLFLTYSGKGGEGLAADEAAAQGDDSSETQKTSAMEEETAEASVDLKALVQQEVKEQMEQVSKQLDQRIKETVSEQSSRAQSAKSGKKGKK; this is encoded by the exons atggactCTAATATTAAG GTACCTCGGGACCTGAAAGCAAAGTTGTTGCTATG GACAGACATCAGCTTCCACCACATGGAGGTCATCGACCAAATTCAGTCCCTTCCTGATCTGGAAAG TGCCCTGTGCAGCGTGTTGGCTGTCGACCTCCCAGAGCCGAAGAAAGGAGTCCTGCTGGAGCTGTACGTCCAGACGGTGCTTTTCTGCAGGCAGCAGGGCTTCAGTAAGGAGCAGACGTCTGCACTGGTTTCCATCGTCAAGTCCATCCACGAGGCCAACATCG AAACTCCTCTCAACAACTCTGAGCAGTGTTTCAAATACTGCAACGATCTTCTGCTGTGTCACTCCGTCAGG AGGCCTCCCTTCAGCTTAAAGCTGTTCAGCCTGGAGGAGGTCAACTGCGTTTTAAATTACATCCAGGACCATTACCTGCGGCACGACAAGCTCTACAAATACATATTCACCCCGCAG GTaaaacttgatttgtttttaacttattCTGGGAAGGGAGGGGAGGGGCTGGCTGCAGACGAGGCCGCCGCACAAG GAGACGATTCTTCTGAGACACAGAAAACTTCGGCCATGGAGGAAGAAACTGCAGAAG CCTCCGTGGACCTGAAGGCCCTGGTGCAGCAGGAGGTCAAGGAGCAGATGGAGCAGGTGTCCAAGCAACTGGACCAGCGGATCAAGGAGACGGTGTCcgagcagagcagcagagccCAGTCCGCCAAATCCGGCAAGAAGGGCAAAAAATAA
- the ccdc189 gene encoding coiled-coil domain-containing protein 189 isoform X2: MHSSAEVPRDLKAKLLLWTDISFHHMEVIDQIQSLPDLESALCSVLAVDLPEPKKGVLLELYVQTVLFCRQQGFSKEQTSALVSIVKSIHEANIETPLNNSEQCFKYCNDLLLCHSVRRPPFSLKLFSLEEVNCVLNYIQDHYLRHDKLYKYIFTPQVKLDLFLTYSGKGGEGLAADEAAAQGDDSSETQKTSAMEEETAEASVDLKALVQQEVKEQMEQVSKQLDQRIKETVSEQSSRAQSAKSGKKGKK; this comes from the exons ATGCACAGTTCTGCTGAG GTACCTCGGGACCTGAAAGCAAAGTTGTTGCTATG GACAGACATCAGCTTCCACCACATGGAGGTCATCGACCAAATTCAGTCCCTTCCTGATCTGGAAAG TGCCCTGTGCAGCGTGTTGGCTGTCGACCTCCCAGAGCCGAAGAAAGGAGTCCTGCTGGAGCTGTACGTCCAGACGGTGCTTTTCTGCAGGCAGCAGGGCTTCAGTAAGGAGCAGACGTCTGCACTGGTTTCCATCGTCAAGTCCATCCACGAGGCCAACATCG AAACTCCTCTCAACAACTCTGAGCAGTGTTTCAAATACTGCAACGATCTTCTGCTGTGTCACTCCGTCAGG AGGCCTCCCTTCAGCTTAAAGCTGTTCAGCCTGGAGGAGGTCAACTGCGTTTTAAATTACATCCAGGACCATTACCTGCGGCACGACAAGCTCTACAAATACATATTCACCCCGCAG GTaaaacttgatttgtttttaacttattCTGGGAAGGGAGGGGAGGGGCTGGCTGCAGACGAGGCCGCCGCACAAG GAGACGATTCTTCTGAGACACAGAAAACTTCGGCCATGGAGGAAGAAACTGCAGAAG CCTCCGTGGACCTGAAGGCCCTGGTGCAGCAGGAGGTCAAGGAGCAGATGGAGCAGGTGTCCAAGCAACTGGACCAGCGGATCAAGGAGACGGTGTCcgagcagagcagcagagccCAGTCCGCCAAATCCGGCAAGAAGGGCAAAAAATAA